A stretch of the Lactuca sativa cultivar Salinas chromosome 9, Lsat_Salinas_v11, whole genome shotgun sequence genome encodes the following:
- the LOC128128882 gene encoding uncharacterized protein LOC128128882, giving the protein NNNNNINNNNNNNNNNNNRNNNDNNNNNNNNNTNNNNNNNNNDDDDDDDDDNDNDNNNNNNNNNNNNNNNNNNNNNNNNNCNNNNNNNSCNNNNNNNDNNNNHNNIKNNNNFNNNNNNNNNNNNNNSSNSSNNNNNNNNNNSNNNNNNNNNNSNINSNSCSSSSSNNNNNNNNNNSSSSSNNNNNNNNNNNKSNRNSNNNNNNSNSNNNNNNYYYYYNNNNRNSNSNNKNTDNNNNNNNNNNNNNNNNNRNSNSNNNNNNKNSNNNHNSNSNKNSSSSNNNNNNNNNNNNNNNNSSSNNNNNNNNNNSNNNNNNNNNNNNNNNKLELGREVWCKKLGDLETIIKGLV; this is encoded by the exons aataataataataatattaataataataataataacaataataataacaataatagaaataataatgataataataataataataataataataatactaataataataataataataataataatgatgatgatgatgatgatgatgatgataatgataatgataataataataataataataataataataataataataataataataataataataa taataataataataataattgtaataataataataataataatagttgtaataataataataataataatgataataataataatcataataatattaaaaataataataattttaataataataataataataataataataataataataataatagtagtaatagtagtaataataataataataataataataataatagtaataataataacaataataataataataatagtaatattaatagtaatagttgtagtagtagtagtagtaataataataataataataataataataatagtagtagtagtagtaataataataataataataataataataataataagagtaatagaaatagtaataataataataataatagtaatagtaataataataataataattattattattattataataataataataggaatagtaatagtaataataaaaacactgataataataataataataataataataataataataataataataataataataggaatagtaatagtaataataataataataataagaatagtaataataatcataatagtaatagtaataaaaatagtagtagtagtaataataataataataataataataataataataataataataataacagtagtagtaataataataataataataataataataatagtaataataataataataataataataataataataataataataata